Genomic window (Rosa chinensis cultivar Old Blush chromosome 6, RchiOBHm-V2, whole genome shotgun sequence):
AGGTTTCATTTGTATACCTATCAAGCAGAAAATATATCTACACAATCAATATAGAGAATCATTTTTCTATCAAATGGGAAGTAGAATAAAcggagaaaataaaatatatggACTATGTGTATATGTGTTCATGCACGTATGTCTAGGCAAGGACTGCTGGGGAAGGCTTTTACGAGCTTGATCTCTACTCGTGCAAGAATTCGCCTTTTTAGGTGTATCGAGGGAGGGGGAAATTCGGTACGTAGTTTATAAAAATTAGGtctatgaaaattacaactTCCGCATCCAAACACAGCTTTAAGGAAAAATCTAGCACGGGTATGTGTGAGTATATAAAGTTGCACAATGAAAACTAATACGTCATTATTGTGAACAAATTGGATAAGCAATTTTGGGAGGAGACGACAATATGAATTATTAAAGAGAAATTACGCTATTAAGGTCTTATGATTTATCTATGGTTTAAGATATAGgtcttaattttcttttcttttttggcggAGGTAAACTTCATACTAAAATTAAGTTTGACTCAGAGGTAAAGTCACTAAATAGTAGATCGTGATTACTCTCTGATTAAATGGATAActtgaagaaagaaaatgtaatACTAACTGTCATAGATCCACTGCTGCCAATATTTAAGTTGCCTTCCACTGAAGGTTGCAGACTGCATACAAGCCAATACGGACATAGGAAACTCTCCATCGTAGTTTTCAGTAAGAGCCAAGATTGGATTACATTTCAATATGTCCCGTGCAATATCTAAAGTAGAGTGGAAAGAATGAAGAGTTATGTAGCAATTAAAACAATGAAGGCAAAAATAATTGACTAAATGTTTTCAACCCTTACCAAACCCTTTCATACGCTTAAAACAATAGGTAAGAATTTGAGGGCCATCACGCCTGGTCTCTGTTAATAGAGCTTCATGGGGAGTGACAGAATAGAGATAGCGAGCCAGTTTCCATCTGTTCCAGGAACAAGCCTCGACAACTGGAAACCAACTGTGGGGAGGattaatgccaatggtgagtacATTCTCGTTCTTTTCAACTATGCATCTAGCCACTTCTTCTGCATTTGTTGCTCCGCCATAGCCTTTTCTTACAACATTGCCTAAAAGTGTGTAACCACCAGTGTTTATCACTTCCAGCTCTTCTTTTCTCATAAACGACAGTAACTCTTTCACAATCTTTGCATGCCCTTCCTTGGCAGCTAGGTAAAGAGCTGTGTATTGGTATCTTGGATCTCTTGCTCTTACCGCTTCGTTGATATCTAGTCCTTCTTCTTCAAGATACTCCTTTGCCTTTGGCCAATTTCCACTCTTCACACGATTGAAGAAAGTTTCATAGCGTTTGAAGTTGTTGGTATTGTTCTCACCTGCATTTATTGTGCTTATATATGTTTTAATATGATCAGTCATTCTTATTGGTTTTCAATAGTATTGCTTTTCCCTAGTTtcattatttttcaaaattttctctttgCAGCAAACCTTGACTTCTGAAATGAAGTATCAAATTAGGAGGATTTTGAGGATACATATGAAATTTTTTACTGATTataaatttgactgaaaattttcaaaagtaaTCTATTGGAAATTTAAACAACATTCTGTTCAAATGTCGAGATGTGATCGAAAAATAGGTCTCATAAGCAATCCCTTataatgatttttaaaaagTTCCTTATAAGTCCTCCACACACTAGCCTCCTTTTTATATGCTTTGCATATgtaacaatttttctttttttaagatGTAGTGGCAAGTTATTTGTGGAAAGGCTAAGTTGTATACCACAATACCAAAAAATGTGTCTTCTTTCATATATGaccaaaaacataaaatttcatATATCAGAGATAAAAGACTAAATAGCAAACTAGAGAATAAAAAAATCTATACTATAAAGCCAAAGCAAACGTTTTGGTATCAAAAGCTAGCTTGATCAAAATATGAGTTTTCTATAATACCCTTTcgaataaaagataaaaattcATATTAAATTATCTAAAAGGTTATTATGTTGaaacacaaaattaaaaaatatgaaCATAAAGAATTAAAGAAGTTGGAAAAATAAACTTTTACGTTTTTTCTCTTTCAAAAATATCACCCGGTGCAATAATTGCATGGGTATGATGCTAGTAGATTGATAAAACTAAGCCCCACTCTAACTAACCCACTTTTTGTACTCTATTTTCATatttaaattaaacaaataaatatagaAAGTTAAATTGACATGATTAGAGTGACTAGTACCTTCACTTGCCTTTATTTCCTCGTCTTCTTTGTGTTGGGTTTGGATTGCGCTGCGAACAGATTTTCCTTCCTctgaaaatatattaaaaattcTTGAAAATTAGTACCACTAATGTAAGTGTCAAATTTATTATCAAGCAAATATAACTTTTAATTTTTCGATGGAACAAAAGCTTCCTATAGACTCATCGTTAATTTTTTAGCAAGCAAATAGAAACGTAGTTTACAATGTGGctacatttgttttcttttattaaacAACAACTAATATTAAACGTAGTTTACGAAAGACTAGATCAAATCATGGTAGAtagtttattactttatttacatttttatattgggagaaaaaattattatagcTCCTTTTAATATTAAACGTAGTTTACGAAAGACTAGATCAAATAATGGTAGACagtttattactttatttacatttttatgttgggagaaaaaaaatattatagcTCCTTTTAATGGGAAAAATCAAGCAAGCTGTAACTTTGTAGTCTCGATCATTTGCTAATTAAACTTTAACAGATAACTAGCTGTGTCTATAGAAATAATCGAATATGTTGACCAGAACAAACCTTCCTTTTCCAGAACTATATCTATGTCTGCCTTCAGTACCTTGCACTCTCTTTCCAAGATCTCCCATGCAGTTTTGGCAGTGTCAATATCACTTATCAGAGAAAACATATCACTCCCGCACGAGTTTTGGATTACATGCAGAGCTTTCGCATTCTTCATTGTCCAAGCCTCGAACCATTCCGGTTCAGAATCACAATCTTCTGGTTTAGTGGTTTCTTTGATAACGTTCCATAAACCTTCGGCCAACAAGTAGGTTTTGACCCGCATACTCCAGTGATTATAGTTATTACGGTTAAGTGATTCAGGGAAGATGGAGGTATTAGCAAACATAGTACTTCCCATACTAGACCTGCCAATTGATCGAGCTAGCATCATTTTTCGTGGACAGAGATATGAAAATAAcgagaaaaaaaatggaaaactcGAGTCATATTAAATTCGCAAAACCTAAAAGCCTGCATGCAGCTTGTAAATTTCACTACAGGGCACAGGCAGTATTATCGAactttttatgttttaaatattcTGTAAATATAAAAATGAAATCCACCAAGTAATGGAAGTACCTGTAGCATGAAGGTTGATATGAGTGTCTGACCGTTGAAGATTTGGTAAGCTTGCTGGTTAGAAATAGAGATGAATATGTAAGGGGGTAGAGatcaagaaaaattggagattcagtgtgataggaactctagctGCTTTATTCCTGTCTTATAACTTCATGCAATTCATGTGGTTGTGGATTCTAATATAATTAAATTGGAGATTGAGTGTCACACGGGCGCTGCTTTATTCTTGGCTTATGCTTTTTTGCAATGCGTAATTACAGATTTAACGAATATTTCAATCAAGGTATTTCTCCTTTACTGATCACTGCTTGTTTGCAATTCTAACATAACGAATTTAGTTATAATTCAAGCAAGGTATTTCTCCTTTACTGATCAAGAGAATATCATTATGTTTGCAAAAAAGATCGAGAAACGAGAGGCTAAACCCTATGGCCACGTTTGGCACACCTCATTGGAATGGATTGGCGTCGATGACGGACTCGGATTGGATTGGAAATAGATTGGATTTTAAAGAAGATGATAATATGAATGATTTCAGTGTCTACTTTTGGTATAGCTAATCTGTACAACATATATAGGCAGTTTACATACAATCCGATCCATCATTCTAGGAGCTATTCTAGGATTAATTTTGGTAAACTACTGATTACAGAATATCTCCTAATTACTGGGATTCTTTCCttcaatactccccctcaagttggagtgtATGTTGATCACTCCTAACTTGCCCAGCAATGTGGAAAACTGGTTCGAACTTAGTGGCTTTGTGAATATGTCTGCTGGTTGCTCCTTGCTCCTTATGTGTTCTGTTTTAACCAATCCTCTCTGCACTTTCTCACGCACGACATGGCAGTCTATTTCTATATGCTTGGTCCGTTCATGAAACACAGGATTTGAAGCTATGTGTATTGCTGCCTTGTTATCACAGAACAGTTTAACTGGCTGCACATGTTTAACGTTCAAGTCTCTCAAAATGTATTGCAACCACATTATTTCACAACATGTAGTAGCCATAGAACGgtactcagcttctgcactcgAATGTGAGACTGTACTCTGCTTCTTTGTCTTCCATGATATAGGAGCATGTCCGAGGAAAATGCAATAGCCAGTTGTTGATCTTCTAGTGTCCTTGCAGCGTGCCCAGTCTGCATCACAATATGCCCTTAACTCCAACGACCCTTTAGAAGGTAAAAGAATTCCCTGACCGGGTGTGTGCTTGATGTACCTTAATACCTTGTGCGTTGCCTCCAAGTGAGGCTGCCTGGGTTTATCCATGAACTGGCTAAGTATATGAACTGCATAAACAAGGTCCGGCCTTGTGATGGTTAGATAAATGAGACGTCCAACCAACCTTCGATATTGGGATGCATCTTCTAGTAAGTTTCCATCTCCTTGTGTGAGCGTCACATTTTGCTCAACTGGAAACCGTGAAGGTTTAGCCCCAAGAAACCCTGTATCTTTAAGGATCTCCAATGCATATTTTCTCTGACACAACGCAATTCCATGTTTGGACCTTGCTACTTCTATTCCAAGTATCTCAATTGCCCCATATCCTTCAGCTTGAAGTGGCTTGAGAGAAAACATTTGGTCCTTGTGATGTCTTCTAAACTGTTCCCTGCTAGAATAACATCGTCGACATAGATCAACAAAACTGTGAAGATTCCCTGATGGTTTCGAACGAATAGAGAATAATCAGACCATGATTGTGTGAAGCCGGCTGACTTGAgggctgaggaaagcttcaaaaacCATTGCCTTGAGGCTTGCTTCAAGCCATATAATGATTTGTGTAACTTACAGACCCTAGTCTCCCCCTTTCGGTCGAAGCCAGGAGGGAGCTGCATGTACACATCTTCATAGAGATCGCCATGGAGAAAAGCATTATTGATGTCCAATTGATGAAGGTGCCAATTCTACTGGGCTGCAAGACTAAGTAAGACTCGGACTGTTGTAAGCTTAGCAACCGGTGCAAATGTTTCCCGATAATCGAGCCCTTCAACTTGGCTATAACCCTTGGCCACTAACCTGGCCTTGTAGCGTTCCACTGTGCCATCAGGATTATACTTGATTTTGTATACCCACTTACACCCAATTGGTCGTTTGTGAGCCGGAGGAGGGACTAAACTCCAAGTCTTGTTAGCTTGAAGGGCTTGAACCTCTTGCTGCATAACTTCTCGCCATTTCGGATCCTTAATTGCTTGAGAAAAGGAGGTAGGCTCTCTTTGTATGGTCATGTTAGCAGTAAAGGTTCTGTGAGGGGAAGAAAGATTAGCATAAGATAGGACATGGGAGAGGCTGTGAGTCATACCTGGAGAGATGACCCCGTTCGAGGAAGCTGACGGATCAGGGCGTGAGGGGAGAGCCGCATCAATATGAAAGTCCTGCAATGCGGTGGGAATCTTTGTGACTCGAGAAGACCTTCTGGGTTGTGTTGGTGACGGTTGTGGAGGTGGTAAAGGTGATGGAATTGGATCGGACATGGTGTCAAGTGAGGGATTTGAATCCGTGTTTAAATGCATGAGTGGAGAAGAAACATGATCTGAAGATGTGGTTGATTTGGAAGTAGTATCAGGAGAGTGATGGTCAGCGGAAGACTGAGGATTTGGAGGAGTGATTGTAGGGGTTGAGTTGTGCATGGGATCTTGAGGAGATATTGTAGGAGTTAAAATGGAAGGGATATCGAAGTGTGATGGATGATTCAAAGAAGGAAACAAATTAGTGTTCGGTGATGAAGGAGAATCAGAAtttgttttaaaaggaaacacaCTTTCAAAGAAAATCACATCCCTTGAGACTAGGATTTTCTTGGTTGTCAAGTTATAAACCCTATACCCTTTTTGGCCATGTGGGTAGCCAAGAAAAACACACTCTGTTGACCGAGGATCGAATTTGCTAGGGCGGGTTGGATGTGTGGACATAAAGCATTGACACCCAAAAACCTTCAAATGAGAATAACTTGGTTCCTTATGGAAAAGTTTTTCAAATGGTGTTTTTCCCTGAAGAAGTGGAGTTGGTGTTCTATTGATCAAGTAAGTCGCAGTGAGTATGGAATCCCCCCAAAAATATTTTGGTAGATTTGCTTGGAAAAGAAGAGCTCTGGCTACATTTAGCAAATGTCGATGTTTGCGCTCAgccacaccattttgttgtggtgtgTTGACGCAACTAGTTTGGTGGACAATCCCCTTAGATGAATAAAATTGGGGAATCTTAAATTCTGGGCCATTATCACTCCTTACGATCTTAACACTTGTACCAAACTGATTTTCAGCTAAATGAATAAAATTAATGAGTAGAGTGCGTGCTTCAGATTTGTGTTTCATCAAATATACCCATGTGCTTCGTGAATGATCATCAACAATGGTTAAAAAATACTGTGCACCAGAAAAAGATGGAATATGATAACCACCCCAAATGTCAATGTGaattaaatcaaaacaagaTGCACTACGAGTAGTGCTTAATGGAAATGGTTGTCTTGTGAGTTTGGCTAAAGGACAGATAGAACAAGTGCTTGAATCACAAGCTTTATTTGCAAGGAATGGAAATAATGAAGATACTTTATTGGAAGGGTGACCAAGCCGTTGATGCCATAAGTTGTCGGTGTTGGTGTGTACCGCATTGCATATTCCTTTCCTTGGTTGATTGAGGCAGTAGAGTCCCTCCTTCTCAGTTCCCATCCCAATCATCTTCCCCGATTGTAGGTCCTGTATGACACAAATTTGTCTAAGAAAGATAGTAATATAGAATGAATCAAATGCTAGTTTGCTCACAGAAATCAGGTTGAGATAGAATAATGGGACGCAAAGAACATTATGAAGAACCAAATGGGGAGAGAAAGTTACTGTGCCAATATGAGTAACATGTGCTGAGGTTCCATCAGGAAGCTTAACCCAACGGTTATGGACTGATTTGAGTGAGGTAAGTAAAGTAGGGTTACAAACAATATGATCACTTGCACCACTATCCACAATCCATATTGTCTCTTTACTAATTTGTGCAAGGTGAAATGCTTTACCTGAGAGCTCCTCATAATTTGGAACGTTACCAACTAGGTTGGCTGAGGCAGACTTTGTTTTGGTTAAAAGCTGACTGAGGAGTTGGTGACACTCTTCTCGTGAGAAAGGAAAATCAGTCAAAGCTTCCTTACTATCATTTTGAGGGACAACATGATTTGCCTTTGGTCGTGCTTGTCCACCTTCAGTAGCATTCTTCCTCCTTTGGTAGTAATCATAGGTATGTCCTTTCCCATTGCAATACGTGCATTTCAGATGAGCTCTGCAATTTTTGGTGTTGTGATTATTCATGTTGCATTTTTCACAAAATTTGGCTTCTCCTTCTCTAGGGTTAAAATCACGGGTCACCTTCTTTACTGAAAAGGCAGATGCTTCTGATGGTGCCGTTGACTTTCCAGTAGTGGCCTCTGCCTACTTCTCATGGCGTAGCGCCATTGCATAGGCCTTGTTCAGGCTCGGAAGAGGGTCCAGACCTATTATGTTGCTTCAGGTCTGTGCATAGCTTTCATTAAGTCCCATCAGGAATTTCATGGTCTTTTGTGTTTCCATAAAGGCCTTAACCTCCGTAGCTGCATCACAATTGCAAGGTGGAAACGCACAGAGGGCGTCCTTCTCATCCCACAGGCTTTTCAGCTTCGTGAAAAAGGATGTGACTGAGTTTGTACCTTGTTCACAGTCATGAATGGCATTTTCTATATGAAATAATGAAACTGTGTTAGTGTGAGAAAATCTCTCTTGCAGCTCTAGCCACATACCTCTTGCATCCTTGCAATGGATGACACTGCCTGAGATATCTTTCGAAATGGCTCCAAGCAACCAAGTTTTGACAAGAATGTTACAATGGTCCCATTGCTGTTGCTCATCAGGGTTGTGAGTCGGCCTTTTGAGAGTTCCATCTACAAAGCCCTTCTTGTTCTTAATAGTAAGTGCCATGCTCATTGACTGCACCCATGTTGTATAATTGTCTTCCATCAGTGGTTGTGAAACAAGGATTGCGCCTGGTTGATCTGAGTGATGGAGAAAAAGTGGATGATTGGAATTCTCCCATGGTTCTGAGGTCTTGGAAGAGTTCGAGCCCTTGTTTCCTTCAAGGAGCCTTTGTTCATCGTCACCAGCCATGGGGTATTTTGTTTGTATGGATTTCTAGGTTCTCAAGAGcgattgctctgataccataaagaaGATGATAATATGAATGATTTTAGTGTCTACTTTTGGTATAGCTAATCTGTACAACATATATAGGCAGTTTACATACAATCCGATCCATCATTCTAGGAGCTATTCTAGGATTAATTTTGGTAAACTACTGATTACAGAATATCTCCTAATTACTGGGATTCTTTCCTTCAATAGATTTAAATATTTCAATCTTACTTGGTGTTTAGAGAAACAGTATACTAGTTGGATTAGAAATTGGATAActaaaaattaagaaaaca
Coding sequences:
- the LOC112171286 gene encoding uncharacterized protein LOC112171286; this encodes MAGDDEQRLLEGNKGSNSSKTSEPWENSNHPLFLHHSDQPGAILVSQPLMEDNYTTWVQSMSMALTIKNKKGFVDGTLKRPTHNPDEQQQWDHCNILVKTWLLGAISKDISGSVIHCKDARENAIHDCEQGTNSVTSFFTKLKSLWDEKDALCAFPPCNCDAATEVKAFMETQKTMKFLMGLNESYAQT